In the Lepus europaeus isolate LE1 chromosome 10, mLepTim1.pri, whole genome shotgun sequence genome, AAACAGGaagtgcctgcctcctgcccgCCCTGCTGTTCCAGGAACTCCAGAGGCAGGAAGCTCAGCCGGCTGTCCCTGGCGCCTGCGCCCGCTGGCCAGCGTTTTGCTGGTCGGCAGGTGGATCGCCCTTTGCTCCTAGCCTGGCAGGCAGGTCACCTGAGGCCTATTTGTGCAGGAAGTAGACGGGAGCCTCCTGTGgacacacagcccctccctcctgccacccctggggtccctctgccagccctgggcagggtgggggtgttgCGGCCAGTGCTGCTGTCAGTGGCAGGATCTAGTCACACATAGTATTTACTGAGCACCCAGGGTGTGCCTGCCCCAGGGGTGTCTGTTGACATCAATCAGGAGAGGCGTAGGGGGAGCCGCCTGGATCTTTCTGCCAGGGGTGAGAGCATTGTCTGAAGGGGGCGCACAGGGTCCCCCTGTCTGTCaggcctgggctccaggcctAGCCCTGTGGTAGAGGCCCGCCCAGGAGCCTGGGCGCCAGTTGGGCGGCCCCAGCTGGGGCCCCGCCCACGcactcctcctccacccccctccctgggccccaggacATTCCATTCATTCCGGGCTCACTGTGGCTGGCGCGGCCCAGCGGGCGGGGCGTGGGTGAGTGGGGAAGGCTGGAAGGACAGGCTTGGTGGGGACTGAGCTCCCCCGGCACCTCTGATACTGCTGGGTGGACtgcaggtgggagtgtgggggatGTGGGGAAAGTGGGGCCTTCGTGGGGGGGTAACAGGGGGGCCTGTACCTGCGGGTACCCCAAGAGAGTCTTGCTGTTCTGGCATctccccatcttcctcctcccccaccccacctgtggGTGGACTCCTGGGCCCTGTGTCCCCATGGCTTGGGCAAGGACTGAGCCCCGGTGCAGGTTCTGTGCAGAGGCCGGGTCACCTGGAGGGGTTGTCTGTTGGGGAGCAGGCCAGCTCGGCCTCCCTCCTGCCGAGAAGGCTTTGTTGGGCACCTTTTCTCTGAGCTCAGAGCAGGGTGCAGAGTGCGGGTGGGGACAGCCACAGCCTGTAGGGCGACTCGGGTGCCTGAGCAATGAAGGAGCAGCTTGGAAGAGTGGCCGGTCTGTGAGGAACAGGCAGCTGCTGCACTGAACACAGCTTCACTCAAAGCCTGCACGGGGTCTCTGCCCTCCTGGTCTGGCCCCACGTGGGCACCACGAGTGGAGCAGCCGACACCTAGATCCTAGTACGGTGATCCAGGAGCTGGGGGGAGGTTGTGATAACcagagagggtctgggggccggggtccccagagggagacagagtggcTCTCCCTGCCAGCTGCTCTTGGGATTCCCTGAGGCAGGTGGGAAGGGAGTGGCAGATCCTGCAGCCCACTCGCCCCATTCGTGGTCTGAACTCCAGGGCGCAGGCTCCCAGGACATGCATGCAGGGGTCTGGATTTGGAGCTGTTCAAAGCTCCCTGGAAGTCCCTCCTGGGATCCTGTCTCTGTGCCCCCACATCTGAGGCTCTGCCTGGGGTGCCGGGAGTGGGGCGAGGCAGGGTGAGGAGGGGTTGAGAAGACTTACTCTCTCCCCCGCTGGTTCTGCCATGGGAACAGGGGTCTGGAAGGGGGTCCAGGAGGCTCCGGGAGAGCTCTGcaggtggggcggggctggggcagggtgacTGGGAACAGAGGAGAGTGCCTGTGTGTTGACTGAGCTGGTCACAGCAGGCCTCGAGGACCAGCCGTGCTCGGGGTCAGCTGTAGACAGGTGTACAGCTCACCTGCTTGTGCCTCCAGGGCTTGTCTGTCCGCCGGGGCCTGTGCACTGGGGCAAGTTGCCTGGGGCCAAAGGGCCCCGGACCAACTGCCTGGAGCTTCTCGAAGAGCCACAGGGTGGGGAGCTGGGTTCCGCCCTGGGCTGTTGCCTTGGACCTGGAGGTGGAGGCTAGGCCTCGGCTTCCCAGGGTGTGGAGTCGAAGTGGCTCCACCCTGGTCACCAGGTAGACTGCACAGTGAAGGGCTGGGAAGTGGGTTTCCTGGAGCTCTCTGAGGtggaacaggtgtgtgtgtgtgaagggtgCTGGGTTCCCCGGCTCAGTCCGGGATCACGGCCCCCTGGCCTGTGTTCCAAGGCACCCTTTGGGCTGGGGCTCCCCTGACTCTTGCTTTTTTCCCACAGGCTGTCGGGGGCAATGGCACTGCAGCTCTGGGCCCTGACCCTCCTGGGCCTGGCGGGCATGGGGTCAAGCCTGCGGCCCGGCAGACTGGACGTCTTCCACAGTGAGACAGAGCTGAACCACCTGGCCGTGGACCAGGCCTCCGGCGTGGTGTACGTGGGGGCCGTGAACGCGCTCTACCAGCTGAGCGCCGACCTGCAGCTGGAGCAGAAGGCAAACACAGGCCCGGCCCTGGACAACAAGAAGTGCACACCTCCCATCGAGGCGAGCCAGTGCCACGAGGCCGTGCTGACCGACAACGTGAACCAGCTGCTGCTGCTCGACCCTCCCGGCAGGCGCCTGGTGGAGTGTGGCAGCCTCTTTAAGGGCATCTGTGCCCTGCGGGCCCTCAGCAACATCTCCACGCGCCTCTTCTATGAAGACAGCAGCGGCGAGAAGTCCTTTGTGGCCAGCAATGATGAGGGCGTGGCCACCGTGGGGCTGGTCAGCGCCACGGGCCCCGGTGGGGAGCGGGTGCTGTTTGTGGGCAAAGGCAACGGGCCGCACGACAACGGCATCATCGTGAGCACCCGCCTGCTGGACCGGGCCGAGGGCAGGGAGGCCTTCGAGGCCTACACGGACCACGCCACCTACAAGGCCGGCTACCTGTCCACCAGCACGCAGCAGTTCGTGGCGGCCTTCGAGGACGGCCCCTACGTCTTCTTCGTCTTCAACCAGCAGGACAAGCACCCAGCCCACAACCGCACGCTGCTGGCACGCATGTGCAAACAGGACCCGTTCTACTACTCCTACCTGGAGGTGGACCTGCAGTGCCACGACCCCAGCGACCCCCAGGCCCCCGCCTTTGGCACCTGTCTGGCGGCCTCCGTGGCCACGCCGGGCGCTGGCAGGGTGCTCTACGCTGTCTTCAGTCGGGATGGCCGAGGTGGCCAAGGAGGGCCCGGGGCAGGCCTGTGCCTCTTCCCGCTGGATGAGGTCCACACCAAGATGGAGGCCACCCGCAAGGCCTGCTACGCGGGCACACGGGAGGCGGGCCGCAGCGACCTGTTCTACAAGCCCTTCCATGGCGAGATCCAGTGTGGCAACCACGggctggtatgtgtgtgtgtggggtgtgtgtgcgccCTGTGCTGGGCGTGGgggcacagctgtgtgtgtgtgtgctctgtgctggGAATGGGGGcagatcagtgtgtgtgtgtgtgtgtgtgtgtcctgtgctgGGCATGGGGTcacaggtgtctgtgtgtgtgtgccctgtgttgGACGTGGGGGCACAGCTGTGTGTGGGGGGTATGTGTGTTTGTGCTCTGTGCTGGGCGTGGGGgcacagcagtgtgtgtgtgtgtgtgctctgtgcttGGTGTGggggcacagtgtgtgtgtgtgccctgtgctggGCATGGGGGcatggcagggtgtgtgtgtgtgtgtgcgccctgTGTTGGGCATGGGGgtacagcagtgtgtgtgtgtgtgtgtgctctgtgcttGGTGTGggggcacagtgtgtgtgtgtgctctgtgctgAGCATGGGGgcacagcagtgtgtgtgtgtgtgccctgtgcttGGTGTGggggcacagtgtgtgtgtgtgtgctttgtgtgtgCTGAGCATGGGGGcacggcagtgtgtgtgtgtgtgtgtgcgccctgTGCTGGGCATGGGGGcacggcagtgtgtgtgtgtgtgtgtgccctgtgctggGCGTGGGGGCACGgcagtgtgtgtgccctgtgctggGCGTGGGGGCACGgcagtgtgtgtgccctgtgctggGCATGGGGgcacagcagtgtgtgtgtgtgtgcgcaccctGTGCTGGGCATGGGGgtacagcagtgtgtgtgtgtgtgcgcgccctGTGCTGGGCATGGGGGCACggcagtgtgtgtctgtgtgtgtgtgtgcgccctgTGCTGGGCGTGGGGgcacagcagtgtgtgtgtgtgtgtgtgtgctctgtgctgAGCATGGGGGCAcagcagtttgtgtgtgtgtgtgcgccctgTGCTGGGCGTGGGGGcacggcagtgtgtgtgtgtgcgcgccctGTGCTGGGCATGGGGGcacggcagtgtgtgtgtgtgtgtgtgcgccctgTGCTGGGCGTGGGGGcacggcagtgtgtgtgtgtgtgcgcgccctGTGCTGGGCATGGGGgcacagcagtgtgtgtgtgtgtgtgctctgtgcttGGTGTGggggcacagtgtgtgtgtgtgtgctctgtgctgAGCATGGGGGCACAgcagtgtgtgtgccctgtgctggGCGTGGGGGcacggcagtgtgtgtgtgtgtgtgcgccctgTGCTGGGCATGGGGGcacggcagtgtgtgtgtgtgtgtgccctgtgctggGCGTGGGGgcacagcagtgtgtgtgtgtgtatgtaccctGTGCTGAGCATGGGGGcatggcagtgtgtgtgtgtgtgtgtgccctgtgctggGCATGGGGGTAcagcagtgtatgtgtgtgtgtgtgtgctctgtgcctGGTGTGGGGgtacagcagtgtgtgtgtgtgtgtgtgccctgtgttgGGCGTGGGGggacagcagtgtgtgtgtgtgtgtgtaccctgtGCTGGGCATGGGGgcacagcagtgtgtgtgtgtgtgtgtgcgccctgTGCTGGGCGTGGGGgcacagcagtgtgtgtgtgtgtgtgtgcgccctgTGTTGGGCGTGGGGgcacagcagtgtgtgtgtgtgtgtaccctgtGCTGGGCATGGGGGcacggcagtgtgtgtgtgtgtgtgtgagcgccctgtgctgggtgtgggggcacggcagtgtgtgtgtgtgtgcgcgccctGTGCTGGGCATGGGGGcacggcagtgtgtgtgtgtgtgtgtgtgcgccctgTGCTGGGCATGGGGgcacagcagtgtgtgtgtgtgtgtgccctgtgctggGTGTGGGAGCACggcagtgtgtgtctgtgtgtgtgtgtgccctgtgctggGCTTGGGGCACggcagtgtgtgtctgtgtgtgtgtgcgccctgTGCTGGGCGTGGGGGCACAGCAGTGGACATAGTCCCCGCTGTGGGAGCATTGTTCTTGGGGATGGGTCTGGGGGCCTCGTGCGCGGGGGGATCAGCGCCTGCCGTTGGCACCGTGTTCACAGGATGCCAGTAAGAACTTCCCATGTGGCTCGGAGCACCTGCCCTACCCCCTGGGCAGCCGGGATGGACTCAGGGCCACAGCTGTGCTGCAGCGCGGAGGCCTGAACCTGACGGCCGTGGCGGTGACCGCTGAGAACAACCACactgttgctttcctgggcacctCTGATGGCCGGATCCTCAAGGTGAGGCCCCAGGCTCGGGCAGGGCGTGTCCTGGAGGACCCCTCAGGGTACCAGCCCCCCCCATGCCCCTGCCTGTGTGCCCACAGGTGTACCTCGCCCCGGATGGCACCTCCACCGAGTATGGCTCCATCCTCGTGGAGATCAACAAGAGGATCAAGCAGGACCTGGTGCTGTCTGGGGATCTGGCCAGTCTATACGCCATGACACAGGACAAGGTATGCTGGACACAGCCCCGAGGCCGTCCCCCAGGCCACTGTGAGAGACTTCGGGCGAGCTGAGGAGGACAGGGCGAGGAGCCTCGGGCTGTGCCTGCCCGGGGCTGGGTTCCTGGGCCTGCCAGcagctgtctgcctgtctctgtcctgTGTCTCAGTGACGTCTCCTTGACCGGCCTCTGCCCAGGGTCAATGTCAGAGTGTGTGTCCCTCGTGGGACAACAGCAATGTGAGGGGTCCCTGAGCTCCCGGAGATGGCAGAAACCCCTACAGCTGGCCTTGGGAGGGCCTgggctggccagggagggcacCATGCCCGGGACCCCCGCCCCATCTGTGTTGTGAGCCATGAGTGGCCAATGGGCTGTGGCCATGTAGAGCCGAGTTAGTGTCCAAGGCTTTCGTGGCACAGAGACAAAGTGGGGTTGAGCTGGTGGTCCCATAaagggggcctgggggcttccGTGTGGCTGCCAGAGCCCCACTCACTTGCGTCCGTAGGTGTTCCGGCTCCCGGTGCAGGAGTGCCTGAGCTACTCTTTCTGTGCGCAGTGCCGCGACTCCCAAGACCCATACTGCGGCTGGTGTGTGATCGAGGGACGGTGAGCGCCTGGGCCTGGGTCCCCCAGTCCCTGTGCCCTGGgtcccccagcacctctgccTGGGCCTGGATGGCCACGGGCTGGGTCCCCTAGTTACCTGTGCCCTGGgtcccccagcacctgtgccctggTTCTGGATGGCCATGGGCCGGGTCCCCCAGCACTGTGCCCTGGTTCTGGATGGCCATGGGCCAGGTCCCCCAGCACTGTGCCCTGGTTCTGGATGGCCATGGGCCAGgtcccccagcacctgtgccctgagtcccccagcacctctgccTGGGCCTGGATGGCCACGGGCTGGGTCCCCTAGTTACCTGTGCCCTGGgtcccccagcacctgtgccctggTTCTGGATGGCCATGGGCCGGgtcccccagcacctgtgccctggTTCTGGATGGCCATGGGCCAGGTCCCCCAGCACTGTGCCCTGGTTCTGGATGGCCATGGGCCAGgtcccccagcacctgtgccctggTTCTGGATGGCCATGGACCAGgtcccccagcacctgtgccTGGGCCTGGAGGGTTGCAGGCCGGGTCCCCTAGTTACCTGTGCCCTGGgtcccccagcacctgtgccctggTTCTGGATGGCCATGGGCCGGgtcccccagcacctgtgccctggTTCTGGATGGCCATGGGCCaggtcccccagcacctgcgccTGGGCCTGGAGGGTTGCAGGCCGGGTCCCCCAGTACCTGTGCcctgggtcccctgcacctgtgccagGCCTGAACGGGCACAGGTGGGTCCCCAGGGACCAGGACTGAGGCTGCCCCTTGTTCTTGCAGGTGCACCAGGAGGGCTGAGTGCCCACGGGCCGAGGAGACCGGCCACTGGCTGTGGAGCTGGGACAAGTCCTGTGTGGCCATCACCGACGCCCAGCCGCAGAATATGAGCCGGCGGGCCCAGGGGGAGGTGCGTGGGggcagtgggggcggggcagtgcagaggcagggccaggggcaaCCCCCCAAGTCCCTTCTGTCCTGGGCGCTAGCTGCTAAGCCTGCAGGATGTGGGAGCTCATCCTTTTGTGGGGCCCCCGTGGCCCCTGCACCAGGGCAGTTAAGAGTGGGGCTCCTGTGTCCAGGCAGCCCAGGCCCCGTGTGGGAGGCGTTGCCACGGAGCCAGGTTGCAGACAGGCAGgatgcaggctggggtggggaggccgCTGGGCAGGGGGACCCAGGGTTAGCcacacggcccctccctcaggtgcaGCTGACTGTCAGCCCCCTCCCCGACTTGAGTGCAGACGACGAGCTGCTGTGCCTCTTCGGTGCGTCACCGCCACACCCTGCCCGCGTGGAAGGTGACACCGTCATCTGCAACTCCCCGAGCAGCATCCCCAGCACGAGGCCCGGCGAGGGTGAGGCCCCTCGGGCGTGGGTGGGCCCCCGGGTGCTGTGCCTGAAGCCCTCCCTGGCCTAGCACAGGCCTTCCAGGGAAGTGTGGGTTGTGGGTGGTAGGACCTGTGATAGGGGGCGTTCCTGTGTGCAGCCCCTCgtgccctccctgccctgtccagCCTGAGACAGGTCAGCTGCCCCTAGAGGCTGGGGCCCGGTCCTGTCTCCCGAGTGCTGGGGATTGTGGGGACACACTGACGCAGGCAGGGACCTAGCAAGCCTCCCGCCCAGACTCTACGGAGCCACAGCTCTGTGCTGGCAGACAGAGAGCAAAGCAGCGGGCCCTGGGGAGAAAGGCAAGCCCAGCCCTGAGATCTGATGGCGGCAGCAGGCCCAGCTGAGCCCACAGCTGAGCCGGGGTGGGGCCCCCGCCTGGACTCGCCTGCAGGCCTGCAGACCAGGGTGACCACACAAGGCCCTAAGGCTTAGGGACAGTGCTGTCCTCAGCCTCTGCTGGGGTgaggagctggccctggggaggcttCCTGTCCCCTGGCCCTGATCCCCCGCCTGCACCCTTAGACCACGTGGCCGTGACCATCCAGCTGCTCTTCAGACACGGCAACGTCTCCCTCACCTCCCACGAGTACCCGTTCTACGACTGCCGGGAGGCCATGAGCTTGGTGGAGAAGCTGCCGtgagccccgccccgcgcccgccccgcagtcccgccccgcgcccgccccggaGTCCCGCGCCCTccccggagccccgccccgcgcccgccccggagccccgccccgcgccctccccggagccccgccccgcgccctccccgcagtcccgccccgcgcccgccccggagccccgccccgcgccctccccgcagtcccgccccggagccccgccccgcgcccgccccggagccccgccccgcgccctccccggagtcccgccccgcgcccgccccggagccccgccccgcgccctccccggagccccgccccgcgccctccCCGCAGTCCCGCCCCGCAgtcccgccccgcgcccgccccggagccccgccccgcgccctccccggagccccgccccgcaCCCGCCCCGCAGTCCCGCCCCGCGCCCTccccggagccccgccccgcgccctccccggagccccgccccgccccggagccccgccccgcgccctccCCGCAGTCCCGCCCCGCGCCCTccccggagccccgccccgcgccctccCCGCAGTCCCGCCCCGCGCCCTCCCCCGGAgtcccgccccgcgcccgccccggagtcccgccccgcgcccgccccggcccctccaGCCCTGGCGCCCCTCACCAGCCTCTCCTCTAGGTGCATCTCCTGTGCGAGCAACCGCTGGACCTGCCAGTGGGACCTGCGCTACCACGAGTGCCGGGAGGCCTCGCCCAACCCCGAGGATGGCATCGTGCGCGCCCACATGGTGAGGGCGCGGGGCGCGGCCCAGGCCCGGGGGGCGGTGGCCAGGTGCACGTCCTGCCAGCCCTGTTCTCTCCTAGGAGGACAACTGCCCACAGTTCCTGAACCCCAGTCCTCTGGTGGTCCCCATGAATCACGAGACGGCCGTGACCTTCCAGGGCAAGAACCTGGACACAGTGAAGGTGGGGGAGGTGCTCATGGGCTTGCTGAGGGCGGCCCACCCCTGTCCTCCCTGACTAGAGTCCAGCCATGAGGGAGAGTGTCCAGGAGGCGTGGGGCAGGGAGCGCGTCCGTGCCGTGGAAGCACTCGGGCACCGAAGCTGGGGCCGGGCTCCTGACTGTGCTGTCCACAGGGCTCCTCCCTGTACGTGGGCAGCGACCTGTTGAAGTTTGAGGAGCCGGTGACCATGCAGGAGCCAGGGATCTTCTTCTTTCAAACCCCGAAGGTATGGCTGCAGACCaggctgctgggcctgggggctcctgggggccctGACCTCCAGgagtgtgagggaggggctgtcgGGAAGCCCCGGGTCAGAGCCCAGACTCGGGGGTCCTGCCCTCGTCCCCTTCTCTGGAAGGTGCTCAGAGCGGCCAGCGTGTCTGTCACTCAGAGCCTCCCCCACCACTGGCTTCTGGCCCCTTGGATgcctccctctgctgccctcgCCTGTGAGCAGCCCCCACCCTTCTGGGTAAGGGCGGGGTGTGcagtgtgtccctgtgtgtcccccAGCTGTCCCACGATGCCAACGAgaccctgcccctgcacctgtacgTCAAGTCCTACGGCAAAAACATCGACAGCCGCCTGCAaggtgggtggggcctgggggcgggcggCAGGGTGCAGGGCGGCCTGGCTGACCGTCGCTCCCCTCTGCAGTGACCCTCTACAACTGCTCCTTCGGCCGCAGCGACTGCAGCCTGTGCCTGGCCGCCGATCCTGCCTACAGGTGTGTGTGGTGcggtgggcagggcaggtgcgTGTACGAGGCCCTGTGCAGCAATGCCACGTCCGAGTGCCCACCGCCCGTCATCACCAAGGTGAGCCTCGTGGCCCGGCCCTCTCCTACCCCTGGAGCTGCCTGCTGGAGCCCCCTGCCTCACCAGGTCCTTGCCCGCCCCAGATCCAGCCTGAGACAGGCCCTCTGGGCGGCGGCATCCGGGTCACCATCCACGGGTCAAACCTGGGCATCAGAGCAGACGACGTGCAGAGGGTCACCGTGGCTGGCCAGGACTGTGTCTTTGAGCCAGAACGGTACTCCGTGTCCACCCGGTGagtgtgtgctgcagccagtTGGCCAGGTcagcccccaccctggggtgctggggcctGCCGAGGGGGAGGGCGAGAGGCTGGGGAACAGAAGGGCAGTGCGTGCCTGCCGGGTTGGAGTGGGCGGCGTGGGAGGGGCCTGGTGACCCTCCTTGTCCTGCAGGATTGTGTGCGTGATTGGGGCAGCAGAGGCGCCCTGCACCGGGGGGGTGGAAGTGGACGTCAGCGGGAAGCTCGGCCATTCGCCTCCCAGCGTCCAGTTCACCTACCAGGTAAGCGCCTGGCcctcaggacttgggccagccttgcTGCTTGGAATCAcgggcagccctggcctctgtgctgccccagccctgacccacGTGCACCTTTGCccctgcagcagccccagcccctcagcgTCGAGCCCAGGCAGGGGCCGCAGGCAGGCGGCACCACGCTGACCATCAGCGGCTTGCACCTGGACACAGGCTCCGAAGAGGACGTGCGGGTGACCCTCAGTGACGTTCCTTGTAAAGTGTGGGTGTCACCGCAGCCGCCACGCCTGACTGGCCCTGCCTGCCGACAGGGTGGGGGCCCGGCCCTGCGTCTGCCCTGGCAGGGGCATCCCACTGACTGGCACCTCCCACCCCAGGATGAAGTTTGGGGCGCAGCTGCAGTGCGTCACCGGCCCCCAGGCGGCTCTGGGCGAGGTGCCCCTTGAGATCTCCTACGGGGGCTCCCTCGTGCCCAGCCCCGGCGTCTCCTTCACCTACCGGGAGAACCCAGTGCTGCGGGCGTTTGAGCCGCTGCGGAGCTTTGTCAGGTGTGGCTggggccagccccaccccaccccagtggGAGAAGTCCACAGGAAACCCCACGCACCCCGACGGGCTTGCTCCCAGGATCGAGGCGGGCAGTCTCGGCAGGGTCCTCGCTGGGCCCtgtgagccccctccccccagcctgtgACTTAGTCACCTGGTCCCAGCATGCCCCAACCCGGCCACCTCTGCATACCCACACAGACCTGCCAGGGAGGGGGGGGAGCTGGTGGGGACACAGCCTGCAGGGTGCAGCCTGGAGCCGGCTAGGCACCTCCCCTACCTGGCCAGGCCTCAAGACACTGCCCTGTACCCTCCCCCAGTGGCGGCCGGAGCATCAACGTCACAGGGCacggcttcagtctgatccagaaGTTTGCCATGGTGGTCATCGCCGAGCCCCTGCAGTCCTGGAGACAGCGGCGGGAGGCCGGACCCCTACACCCCGTGACGGTCAGTCCTGGTGGGAGCCAAGGCTGAGTGCCAGTGCTGGCCAGCAGGGATGTCCTgggtgggcaggcagggtgtgtgCCGAGTGGACCGATGGCCCGGTCTGGCCCGCAGGTCACGGGCACGGAGTACGTGTTCCACAACGACACCAAGGTGGTGTTCCTGTCCCCGGCCGTGCCCGAGGAGCCCGAGGCCTACAACCTCACGGCGCTGATTCAGATGGACGGGCACCGTGCCCTGCTCAGGACGGAGGCCGGTGCCTTCGAGTACGTGGCCGACCCCACCTTCGAGAACTTCACAGGTGGCGTCAAGAAGCAGGTCAACAAGCTCATCCACGCCCGGGTAAGGAGAGCAGAGCCGGGGCCTGGGTGGCTGGTCAGgaatcccctgccttcccggtcACAATGACCTGGGGCCTGGGTGGCCGGTCAGGAACCCCCCCTCCAGTAACAATGACTCGGGACCTGGGTGGCTGGGTCAGGAACCGACCCCACTCCCAGTAACAGTGACTCGGGACCTGGGTGGCCGGGTCAGGAACCCAACCCTCCAATCCCCCCCCTTCATAATGATCTGGGGCCTGGGTGGCCGGGTCAGGAACCCCCCCTCCCGGTCACAATGACCCTGTCCCCCTGCCCAGGGCACCAACCTGAACAAGGCCATGACGCTGCATGAGGCCGAGGCCTTTGTGGGCGCCGAGCGCTGCGTCATGAAGACGCTGACCGAGACAGACCTGTACTGTGAACCCCCCGAGGTGCAGCCCCCGCCCAAGCGGCGGCAGAAGCGGGACACAGCGCACAACCTGCCCGAGTTCATTGTGCGtgaggggtgggcaggtgggcggggATCCTGGTGGAAGCCACGCCCGCCCTGAGCCTGCTCCTCCACGCAGGTGAAGTTCGGCTCCCGTGAGTGGGTGCTGGGCCGCGTGGAATACGACACGCGTGTGAGTGACGTGCCGCTCAGCCTCATCCTGCCGCTGGTCATGGTGCCCATGGTGGCCGTCATCGCCGTGTCCGTCTACTGCTACTGGTGAGCCCACTGCCCCGCGCAGGAGACTCCCCCGAGCCGGGCTCCCCGGCCCAGGCCCGCCAGCATCACGCGCCTGCCTTCCTGTGCCCGCAGGAGGAAGAGCCAGCAGGCCGAGCGCGAGTACGAAAAGATCCGGTCGCAGCTGGAGGGCCTGGAGGAGAGCGTGCGTGACCGCTGCAAGAAGGAGTTCACGGGTGGGGCTGCGGGCAGGGCCCCCGGggcgggcaggggccagggagggtGGCCGGGCGCCTCACCCTGCGTTCCCTGCAGACCTGATGATCGAGATGGAAGACCAGACCAACGACGTCCACGAGGCCGGCATCCCCGTGCTGGACT is a window encoding:
- the PLXNB2 gene encoding plexin-B2 isoform X2, with the translated sequence MALQLWALTLLGLAGMGSSLRPGRLDVFHSETELNHLAVDQASGVVYVGAVNALYQLSADLQLEQKANTGPALDNKKCTPPIEASQCHEAVLTDNVNQLLLLDPPGRRLVECGSLFKGICALRALSNISTRLFYEDSSGEKSFVASNDEGVATVGLVSATGPGGERVLFVGKGNGPHDNGIIVSTRLLDRAEGREAFEAYTDHATYKAGYLSTSTQQFVAAFEDGPYVFFVFNQQDKHPAHNRTLLARMCKQDPFYYSYLEVDLQCHDPSDPQAPAFGTCLAASVATPGAGRVLYAVFSRDGRGGQGGPGAGLCLFPLDEVHTKMEATRKACYAGTREAGRSDLFYKPFHGEIQCGNHGLDASKNFPCGSEHLPYPLGSRDGLRATAVLQRGGLNLTAVAVTAENNHTVAFLGTSDGRILKVYLAPDGTSTEYGSILVEINKRIKQDLVLSGDLASLYAMTQDKVFRLPVQECLSYSFCAQCRDSQDPYCGWCTRRAECPRAEETGHWLWSWDKSCVAITDAQPQNMSRRAQGEVQLTVSPLPDLSADDELLCLFGASPPHPARVEGDTVICNSPSSIPSTRPGEDHVAVTIQLLFRHGNVSLTSHEYPFYDCREAMSLVEKLPCISCASNRWTCQWDLRYHECREASPNPEDGIVRAHMEDNCPQFLNPSPLVVPMNHETAVTFQGKNLDTVKGSSLYVGSDLLKFEEPVTMQEPGIFFFQTPKLSHDANETLPLHLYVKSYGKNIDSRLQVTLYNCSFGRSDCSLCLAADPAYRCVWCGGQGRCVYEALCSNATSECPPPVITKIQPETGPLGGGIRVTIHGSNLGIRADDVQRVTVAGQDCVFEPERYSVSTRIVCVIGAAEAPCTGGVEVDVSGKLGHSPPSVQFTYQQPQPLSVEPRQGPQAGGTTLTISGLHLDTGSEEDVRVTLSDVPCKVMKFGAQLQCVTGPQAALGEVPLEISYGGSLVPSPGVSFTYRENPVLRAFEPLRSFVSGGRSINVTGHGFSLIQKFAMVVIAEPLQSWRQRREAGPLHPVTVTGTEYVFHNDTKVVFLSPAVPEEPEAYNLTALIQMDGHRALLRTEAGAFEYVADPTFENFTGGVKKQVNKLIHARGTNLNKAMTLHEAEAFVGAERCVMKTLTETDLYCEPPEVQPPPKRRQKRDTAHNLPEFIVKFGSREWVLGRVEYDTRVSDVPLSLILPLVMVPMVAVIAVSVYCYWRKSQQAEREYEKIRSQLEGLEESVRDRCKKEFTDLMIEMEDQTNDVHEAGIPVLDYKTYTDRVFFLPSKDGDKDVMITGKLDIPESRRPAVEQALYQFSNLLNSKSFLINFIHTLENQREFSARAKVYFASLLTVALHGKLEYYTDIMRTLFLELMEQYVVAKNPKLMLRRSETVVERMLSNWMSICLYQYLKDSAGEPLYKLFKAIKHQVEKGPVDAVQKKAKYTLNDTGLLGDDVEYTPLTVSVIVQDEGVDAVPVKVLNCDTISQVKEKIIDQVYRTQPCSCWPKPDSVVLEWRPGSTAQILSDLDLTSQREGRWKRINTLMHYNVRDGATLILSKVGVSQQPEDSQQDLPGERHALLEEENRVWHLVRPAEEVDEGKCKRGSVKEKERTKAITEIYLTRLLSVKGTLQQFVDNFFQSVLAPRHAVPPAVKYFFDFLDEQAEKHDIKDEDTIHIWKTNSLPLRFWVNILKNPHFIFDVHVHEVVDASLSVIAQTFMDACTRTEHKLSRDSPSNKLLYAKEISTYKKMVEDYYKGIRQMVQVSDQDMNTHLAEISRAHTDSLNTLVALHQLYQYTHKYYDEIINALEEDPAAQKMQLAFRLQQVAAALENKVTDL